The Solanum lycopersicum chromosome 9, SLM_r2.1 genome window below encodes:
- the LOC138338558 gene encoding uncharacterized protein, translating into MIRKKREEVNAISHGGRKAPRNSPHPQGRSYPPSKPHQAYRPNSNHSSHYNAGPTYPKAHIVSYQNPPPIPQNFPNYPQAYQVPPHYQNVAPSCANVQPSYQASFPAYQIQTPAYQNPHPNYQAPMPNYQINPHPRAQAPRPNARNYQQVPPPQQSGYDPPRPRFEKRPSRKFTTLAESRTKLFERLVADGYINPAGPKPVDVNSKFYRPDQRCAYHSNSVGHDTEDCINLKHKIQDLIDQEVVSLQPAAPSVNTNPLPNHGGGNINMIETEEDEREAKRITPVVQEDLERAVASLSVKEKREFVILRPAKAVALVPSKTLSKPKFVIETAAAQGMTRSGRCYTPDELALGGQKKDHAKRPISEGEAEEFWRRMQPKDYSIVKHLEKTPAQISVWALLMSSQSHRQALMKALDDTYVPSGTSSDNVAAMIHRVIQGHHISFCDDELPAEGRAHNKALHITVVCRGKIVNRVLVDDGSGLNICPLSTLKQLRFDLGKLEKNQVNVRAFDGVQRETLGAVNLTIQMGPTEFEAKFQVLDIDTSYNLLLGRPFIHMAGAIPSTLHQVMKLVWKNEELVIHGERSHSGKQVPILDETPQTSDFYTVELVNATDEGLTPQTPMPAVYRMIATVMLQSGFEPGSGLGRNAQGIIKPVPVFAQGSKYGLGYIPTDDDMKMKRRRDQELTKPIPHLYHSFPVRVHAEPEDDGEEICDLNISYKPANVMSCHELNEQNEANDDEADDYDEESGEPDYVVEEFRQFENQHKPNLKETETVNLGDSECVKEVKISTHLNETQKESLVHLLAGYNDVFVWEVGDMQGLSTDIVAHKLPINPGFEPVKQKTQKFKPELSLKIKEEITKQIESQLVEVTQYPTWLANVVPIAKKDGKIRICVDCRDLNKSFVDCYAGYHQILMDEEDAEKTAFITPWGVYHYRVMLFGLKNASATYMRAMTTIFHDMIHKEIEVYVDDVIIKSRESSDHLTHLKKFFERFIVSRRGIELDPSKIKAIQELPPLKTRKEVMSFLGRLNYISRFIAQSTVVCEPIFKLLKKDDPTKWTEECQTAFDAIKNYLSNPPVLVPPREGSPLLLYLSVSDNAFGCVLGQHDETGKKERAIYYISKKFTPYESRYTLLERTCCALTWLAQKLRHYLSSYTTYLVSRMDPLKYIFQKAMPTGKLAKWQMLLSEFDIVYVTQKAIKAQALADHLAENPVDEEYEPLKTYFHDEEVSFVGEDISEAYPGGRLFFDGAANHQGKGVGAVLVSESCQHYPMAAKLRFNCTNNMAEYEACILCLKMAVDMNVYELLVIGDSDLLIHQVQGEWAVKNPKIVPYVQYVQNLCKRFRKIEFRHTPRIQNELADALATIASMIKHPDTDYIDPLDIDLKEHPVHCSHVESEPDGLPWYFDIKRYLESGTYPEDATSNQKKSIRRMALNFFLNGEVLYRRTPDLGLLRCVDAAEAVRLIE; encoded by the exons ATGAtaaggaagaaaagagaggagGTTAACGCTATCTCACACGGAGGAAGAAAGGCCCCCAGAAACTCACCACATCCCCAAGGCCGCTCCTACCCTCCATCAAAGCCTCATCAAGCCTACCGTCCAAACTCAAATCATTCCAGCCACTACAATGCCGGCCCCACTTATCCAAAAGCCCATATTGTGTCGTATCAGAATCCACCCCCGATTCCCCAAAATTTTCCAAACTACCCCCAAGCCTATCAAGTCCCTCCCCACTACCAGAATGTCGCTCCCAGCTGCGCTAATGTACAACCAAGCTATCAAGCGTCGTTCCCCGCATATCAAATACAAACCCCAGCATATCAAAACCCCCATCCAAATTACCAAGCCCCAATGCCAAACTACCAAATAAATCCCCATCCCAGAGCCCAAGCTCCACGACCAAATGCCCGCAATTACCAACAAGTCCCTCCCCCTCAGCAAAGCGGTTATGATCCTCCCCGGCCGAGATTTGAAAAAAGGCCTTCAAGGAAATTTACCACACTTGCTGAAAGCCGGACCAAACTATTTGAGAGGCTAGTCGCAGATGGATACATCAACCCTGCGGGGCCCAAACCTGTGGATGTCAACTCAAAGTTCTACAGGCCAGATCAAAggtgtgcttatcattccaacagtgttggacatgacACGGAAGATTGCATCAACCTTAAGCACAAAATCCAAGACCTGATCGATCAGGAGGTAGTTTCTCTTCAACCGGCGGCGCCAAGCGTCAACACGAATCCGTTGCCAAATCACGGGGGtggaaacatcaacatgatagaAACTGAAGAAGATGAGCGTGAAGCCAAGAGAATTACTCCTGTTGTTCAGGAAGACTTGGAAAGGGCTGTCGCTTCTTTAAGCGTCAAGGAAAAGAGGGAGTTTGTTATTCTGAGACCTGCAAAggctgttgccttggtgcccTCAAAGACTCTCTCCAAACCCAAGTTTGTGATAGAAACGGCTGCGGCTCAAGGCATGACTAGGTCCGGAAGGTGTTACACTCCTgatgagcttgctctcggaggacaGAAGAAGGACCATGCTAAGAGGCCGATAAGCGAGGGGGAAGCAGAAGAGTTCTGGAGAAGGATGCAACCGAAGGACTATTCCATCGTCAAACATTTAGAGAAAACTCCGGCTCAGATATCTGTGTGGGCCCTGCTGATGAGCTCTCAGTCCCACAGGCAGGCCTTAATGAAAGCTCTTGATGATACATACGTGCCCTCAGGCACAAGCAGCGACAATGTAGCTGCTATGATTCATCGAGTCATTCAGGGACACCACATTAGCTTCTGCGATGATGAGTTGCCGGCCGAAGGGAGAGCCCACAACAAAGCTCTACACATCACCGTGGTGTGCCGCGGAAAGATCGTCAACCGTGTTTTGGTAGACGACGGATCTGGCCTAAACATATGCCCCTTGTCCACGCTGAAGCAGTTGAGGTTTGACCTCGGAAAGTTGGAGAAAAACCAGGTCAATGTGAGAGCATTTGATGGTGTGCAGAGAGAGACGTTAGGAGCGGTGAacttgaccatccaaatgggcccCACGGAATTCGAGGCAAAGTTCCAGGTGTTGGATATCGACACCAGCTAtaaccttcttttgggaaggccaTTCATTCATATGGCTGGAGCCATCCCCTCCACTCTTCACCAAGTGATGAAACTAGTATGGAAAAATGAAGAACTAGTTATTCATGGGGAAAGGAGCCATTCAGGTAAGCAGGTGCCGATCTTGGACGAGACGCCGCAAACTTCAGATTTCTACACAGTGGAGTTGGTAAATGCCACCGATGAGGGCTTGACGCCACAGACTCCCATGCCGGCCGTGTACAGAATGATTGCCACGGTAATGCTGCAGAGCGGATTCGAACCAGGTTCTGGACTAGGAAGGAATGCCCAAGGGATCATCAAGCCAGTTCCCGTCTTTGCTCAGGGATCaaagtatggtttggggtacatccccacagatgatgatatgaagatgaagaggagaAGGGATCAAGAGTTGACTAAGCCGATCCCGCATCTCTATCACTCCTTTCCAGTCCGGGTGCATGCCGAGCCTGAAGACGACGGGGAAGAAATTTGTGACCT taacataagttacaaacctgccaatgtcatgtcatgtcatgagctaAACGAGCAAAATGAGGCAAATGACGATGAGGCTGACGACTATGACGAAGAAAGTGGGGAACCAGACTATGTGGTAGAAGAGTTTCGACAGTTCGAGAATCAACATAAACCGAATCTGAAGGAAACAGAGACGGTAAATTTAGGAGATTCAGAatgtgtcaaagaggttaagatcagcacTCACCTGAACGAAACTCAGAAGGAGAGCCTCGTTCATTTGCTTGCCGGATACAACGATGTGTTTGTTTGGGAGGTCGGTGACATGCAGGGGCTGAGTACTGATATTGTAGCTCATAAGCTGCCTATCAACCCAGGTTTCGAGCCGGTGAAGCAAAAGACTCAGAAATTCAAGCCTgaattgagtttgaagattaaggaGGAAATCACCAAGCAGATAGAGTCGCAGCTGGTAGAAGTAACGCAATATCCCACCTGGTTGGCGAATGTCGTTCCGATcgccaagaaagatggaaaaatcaggatttgtgttgattgcagagatctcaacaag tcatttgtggattgttacgcgggttatcaccaaattctgatggatgaagaagacgcgGAGAAAACGGCCTTCATTACACCTTGGGGGGTATATCACTACAGGGTGATGCTGTTTGGGCTCAAAAACGCCAGTGCCACTTACATGAGAGCCATGACGACTATCTTCCACGACATGATTCACAAGGAAATTGAGGTGTACGTGGACGATGTCATAATCAAATCACGCGAGAGTTCGGATCATTTGACACACCTGAAaaaattctttgaac ggtttatagtcagcagaagaggtattgagctcgacccttcCAAGATTAAAGCAATTCAGGAGTTACCTCCGCTGAAgacgagaaaagaggtgatgagtttcttggggaggttaaactatatcagccggtttatagcacaatcgacagtggtatgtgagcctatcttcaagTTGCTTAAGAAAGATGACCCGACTAAGTGGACTGAGGAGTGCCAGACCGCTTTCGACGCTATCAAGAATTACTTGTCTAACCCaccagtattggttcctccgcgagaagggagtcctttgttgctGTATTTGTCTGTCTCAGATAACGCCTTTGGAtgtgtacttggtcaacacgacgagacagGGAAGAAGGAAAGGGCTATCTACTACATCAGCAAGAAATTTACTCCGTACGAGTCTCGCTACACTTTGCTGGAGAGAACATGCTGTGCTCTGACGTGGCTTGCCCAGAAGCTGAGACACTATCTGTCGTCGTATACTACATATCTTGTCTCCAGAATGGAtccattgaagtatattttccagaaagcgatgccgaccgggaagttagctaaatggcaaatgctgttgagtgagtttgacatcgtgtacgtgactcagaaggcaataaaggcacaagctttggctgatcatcttgcggaAAATCCCGTTGACGAAGAATATGAACCTCTCAAGacatattttcacgatgaagaagtgtcatttgtgggtgaagatatctCTGAAGCTTATCCAGGTGggagattattctttgatggagcggCAAACCACCAGGGTAAAGGTGTTGGAGCAGTCTTGGTATCAGAATCTTGTCAACACTATCCTATGGCAGCCAAACTGCGATTCaactgcacaaacaacatggctgagTACGAAGCTTGCATTCTTTGTTTGAAAATGGCCGTTGACATGAATGTTTACGAGTTACTGGTTATCGGAGATTCAGACCTCttgattcatcaggttcaaggagaatgggctgtgaagaacccGAAGATTGTACCTTACGTACAATATGTGCAAAATCTGTGTAAAAGGTTTcgcaagatcgagttcagacatactccaagaatacagaatgaattagctgatgctcttgccaccatcgcttcaatGATCAAACACCCGGATACTGATTACATCGACCCGTTGGATATAGACTTGAAggaacatccagtccattgttcacatgttgaatcagaaccagatggtttgccttggtatttcgACATAAAAAGGTACTTGGAGTCTGGGACATATCCAGAAGATGCCACATCTAATCAAAAGAAGTCGATACGtcgtatggctctcaatttctttttgaatggaGAAGTTCTTTAcaggaggactccagatttgggtcttttGAGATGCGTGGATGCTGCTGAAGCCGTGAGGCTTATTGAAtag
- the LOC138338559 gene encoding uncharacterized protein, with product MEHDCCKFVQKCHKCQVHGDLIRVPPHELNAMSSPWPFVAWGMDVIGPIEPAASNGHIFILVAIDYFTKWVEAASYRSVTKKVVADFVRNNLICRFGVPESIITDNDANLNSHLMKEILYGTEAVVPVEVEIPSLRIIQEAELSNAEWVSKRIDQLALIDEKRMVAVCHGQLYRQRMTRAFHKRVRARNFEVGQLVLKRIFPHQDEQKGKFAPNWQGPYMVRKVLSGGALVLSEMDGTVWPKPINSDAVKRYYA from the exons atggagcatgactgttgcaaattcgtgcaaaaatgccacaaatgtcaagtgcacggcgATCTGATAAgggtgccacctcacgaactcaatgctatgagttcaccttggccatttgtagcttggggaatggatgtcatcggtcctatagagccagccgcttctaatggacacaTATTCATTTTAGTTGCCatcgattatttcaccaagtgggtggaagcagcctcttacagatcggtaaccaagaaagtggtggccgactttgtccgcaacaatctgatctgccgatttggagttccagaatccatcatCACCGATAACGATGCAAATCTCAATAGTCAtctgatgaaagagatat tatacggaacagaagcagtcgtacctgttgaagtcgagataccgtcactgaggatcatccaagaagctgagctAAGTAATGCTGAGTGGGTTAGCAAACGGATTGATCAACTAGccttgattgatgagaagagaatggtcGCCGTTTGCCATGGCCAGTTGTATAGACAGAGAATGACTCgcgcttttcacaaaagagtaagagccagaaattttgaagttggtcagttggttcttaagcgtatttttcctcatcaagacgagcAAAAAGGAAAGTTCGCACCAAACTGGCAGGGTCCCTACATGGTTCGTAAAgtactatctggaggtgctttggtcTTGTCAGAAATGGATGGCACTGTATGGCCCAagcctatcaactcagatgctgtcaagagatactacgCGTGA